The Candidatus Sericytochromatia bacterium nucleotide sequence TTGATTCGCCTGATGATGCGCAGCCGCTTGGCGCGCCTCCAGGGCCACTTTGGCGTCTCGCCGGCGTCGTCCCTTCTCGTGCTCGCGCATCTGTTCCAAGCAGGCCGCAACACCAAAACACTGCAGCAGGCCTTCCACCAGTTCGCTCACGGCCCGCAGGGTGGCTGAATACCACGGGATTGGCGCTTCTTCGGCCACGTTCTGCTTTGCTTGAGCCGTCCAGGCGTCCGTGAAGCGCTTCGTTGCCCTCGAAACCGGGCCTTGCGCCAGGGGGGCGTCCACCTCGATCGCGCCGGATGGGGCATTTTTGGCCGCTGGGTTGAGGGGTAAGAGTGCCATTCCGTCTTCCTCCGGCGAACCATTCGGCCCTGGGATGATCGAATTGTCCCGCGGGAGCGCAAAAACTGACGTGTCTTTACGAAAACATCACGTTTTCTTCAATCTTGGCTGGTGAGGTCTCGTGGCTGATGCCTTGAGACCAGATTTCAGCGGGGTTTAGCCACAAAATGAGCAGGGAACAAGGCAAACGCCCCCCACGTCTGCAACAAAATGAGGCGGCCCTTGGCACTTCTGTCCGACGATCTGGCTGCTCGCTTCGAGACGCTCTTTCAGGCGTTTCTCGGCTTCGCTTATCACAACCGCGGCGGCCTGGCGACCTTGGCGTTGTATCACCCGCGCGCCATGCTCTCCTGGGGGGGCAAGGTGGTTCCGGCCTGTGAGATGGACGCGGATTCCTACGGTCTGGCGCTCGCTCAGCAAGCCGACGATCGGGAGCTGGCCGGGGAGGGCCGCTTCGCGCCGATTTTTGAGCAGGTGCGCCTGGCGGGGGGTGTCCAGGATGGCGAGGAGCGAGCGGTCACCTGGTTCGACGCCCAGGAAATCACCAGCGGGCGTTCGCTGGCGATTGGAGTGGGGTTCGAATCTCACGAGGGACTCTGGGGGCTGGCGTGGTTGACGCTGGCCGATCATCCTCAGACTTGGAATTTCGAAGCGGGTCGTGCCCAGGCGATCGCCGATTACCCTTATGCCTTGTCACGCGGCCTGGGTGCTCCGCGCACCTGGTTGGACCTGTCCTGGCACCGCCTGTATGGCCATCCCACGCCCGCATTGATGGCTCTGCCAGAGGCCCAGTTCAGCTGTCACGGCTCGGGGACTTGTTGTGACATCCTGTTCGGCGTGGAAGTCGAGGCAGGGGGCCAGGCCCTGATCGATGCGATTCCCTGGGAGCACGTGCATCCTCCCCTCAAAGGTACGCTGCTGCCCGTGCGGGAGGATGGTCGCCTCCAACTCAAGCCCGTGGGAGAGACCTGCCGATTCCTCGATGAGAATCGCCACTGTCGTATCCATGCTTACCTGGGGCGCGCCGCATTTCCCGTCTGTTCGCAATATCCCGTCCGCTGGACCTTCACCCCTGAGGGGGCTGCCATCACGGCTTCCATGATCTGTGGGAGCGCACGAACGCGTCTGGGGCCGCCCCTCGCTTCGCGAGTGGATGACATCCACGGCCGGATGGCGCTCTTCCCGGAGGCCTTAAGCCCCCCCTTTCGGCTGGAAGAAGGAGGAAAGGACGACTGGGACGCCTATCGCGAGGCAGAGGCATTCGTGCTCGAGGTGTTGGCCCGTCGCGATCTGAAGATTGAGCGGCGCCTGTGGCTCGCGTGTCTTTACCTCAGTGCGCTGGATGTGGGGAAGCAGGCAGATTGGTCGGAACTGGAGTCCGTGGCAGACCCCACCCATCCAGTCGCCCTCTCCACGCGTCTTGGCGTGGTCGAACTGATTGCGTCGCTCATGATGGACCTGAGGGAGGGGCCACTGGAACTGGCGCCGGATGACCCCGAAACGGAGGACGTCCTTACTTACCTGTGCAGAAGCATCGTCTTCTCCAAACAGTTTCTGGAACGATACAGTCTGCGAATGGCCCTGAACGTGGCCGCCTTCACGGTCGTACTGGTTCGCCTGATCCGTCGCCGATATCCGGAGGCAGCCTGGAGTGATGCCTCGATCCTCGTTCAAGCCATCGGAAAAATCTCCCATGGACCGTTGCTCAACGTGTTGAAACACGCTTCAGAACTCGAGTCGATGCTCGTAGCCCGCGATTTCACGGCGTGGTGCATCGGAGGGGAGGAACCGCAGCCGGCGGAAACAGCTTCTGCGGAAGGTGAAGCAGGAAGGCTTTGATGGAAACACCCTTGCCCCATCCCCCGGATCCGCGATTGGCCTTGCTGCAAGACTTGGGTTGGCGAAGCGTTGAGACGGGTGATGCGCCTCGGCTGGCGCGCTGGTTGAAACGTCAGCCTCGCTGCGCCCCGCAGGTTCTGCAATCACGCCTGAGCCTCTTGTTCGAGAGCAGATTGCAGGATGCCATGGAAATGGGGCAGGATGCCGCTTCGTTGGGGTTCTGGGTGCTTGAGGATCAACGGGAGGAACCCTTGGCCATCTTGCTCGCACGCGGCGCGGTGGAGGTTTTTGCGCCCGACATGGCGGCCTGGCCGCAGGTGCTTGGCTTTCTGGATTGCGCACTGCCCGAGGTACCGGCCCTGTTTGGAGAAACCCCATTTGTGGCCTATGCGCTGTCCACCTTGCGGCAACTGCCGGGGCGTGTGACGCGAGATGAGCCCATGCAGGTGTTGACCTTGGGGCGTGACGGGGGGCGGTCGGGTGCCATCGATCCCGCCTTCAGGCCGGCGCAGCCGGGTGAACTGGCCGAGGTGTTTGACCGGGGGGCTGCGATGCGGGAAGAGGAACACGGCTTGCCTGCTGGCAGTATGCGGACCGATGGAACCTTGGAGCACCTCGCCAACCTTCTCCTGAAGGAGCGAGTGTGGGTGCTGGAGGTTGATGGGCAAGTGGTTTACCAGGTAGAGATGGGTCACCAGACGACGGATTGGGTGTCGCTAGAGGGGGCCTGGACGGTTCCGGCCTGTCGCGGTCGTGGCTTCGGACATCGGGGCTGGCAGGCGGCTTGTCGCGCTGCGCTCGAACGGGCACCGGGGGTCACGGCCTGGACTCGCGAGACCCATTTCGCCCAGTTGCGCGTCATGGCCGAGGCCGGTATGCAGTTGTGCGAGCCAGGTTGGCGTCTGATCTGCTGGGAGCCGAGGAGCTGAGTTTGTGCGCCCCCCGGGGGCGCGGCAAGCGTCAGCCTGTTGAATTGAATCCGCTGCGGGACCGCTCGGATTCGAGGCGCTGGGTCGGCGTGTGAGCTTGGCCGGGAAACAGGGACTGTTTCGCCAAACTGAGGGCCTCCACGCCCTCTGGAATGAGTTTCAGGGCGGTGTGGACCCGATAGGCCAGACCCGAGAGATGCGGCACCTTGAGGGCCTTGAGGAGGGTCAAGCGAGTGGCTCCATCTTGGGTGTTCGACAGCTCCGTCAAGCGGGTCTCAGACTGCCGCAGTTCTTCCTCGAGTGTTCCCACGTCCGTCACAAATCGCTCCCAGGCTGAACGTCTTTGAGGGTCTGCCAGCCAGACTTGCTGCTGGGCAGACCAGGATGCTGGTGCACGGCTTTGCTTGCCCTCCAGGCCCGCTTTCACCCAAGCACGCAGTGCCCTGAAGGTATGCATATCGAGCTCGATCGTACGAAGTTTGATTTCGAGGTCATTGGCCTCGTACTGAGCGGTTTTGGTGGCAACCGGGGGTTCGTAAAGATTGGAATCGAGAGGAAAGGCCGCCAGGTTCTCCAAGGCAACCATCAGCAGCCGACGCTGGAGGCGCAGGATGGTGGCCGATTGAGGCGTCAGGTTGCGCTCGGAGAGGGCTGCCTCCGTCCCCGCCAACAGCGTTTGATAGTCATCGCGCTGCTTGGCCAGTTGCATCTGGGCCTTGTGATAACTGCGAGCCAAGTCTTGCCAAGAGGCCAGTTCCTCCGGTGTCAACTTCCTTGGCATCTCCAGATCCTCTCAGTTCTTGAAGATGGAGCGCAGGCGCTCTCCCAGGGTGTTCGAGCCCGGAGAGGCTGATTTCGCGGCGCCTGGCGCGCCAAGATCAGGGTCATCTGGCGAGAGGGAAACCAGGATCTGGCGAATTTGGGGATCGATCTCGCTGTTTTCGAAGGCCAGCGTATCGGCCAGAGGTTGATTATCGTCAAGCGCCGCCAAGGCGCGACGGACCAGATAGACCTTGCCCGCCAGCTGGCGCAGGCCACCCGTCGACTCTTCCATTCCCCGCGCCAGTTCGCCCGGCGAGTCTCCCCGAAGCGCGTCGACTGCCAGCTCCACATCCGCTACCCGGTCGTACAGCACCCGGAGCTTCTGACGCCCCTCGTCGGTCGTCACGTAGGCGTTGAGGTTCCCTGCCAGCCTGTCCTCTCCGAGGTCGGTATGGCCTGGCTGGGGGCCTGATGGGCGGCGTGACAGACCAGGTGGCGGGGGCGCCCCGGGCCCCGGAGAACGCGGGGCGACACCCGGGCGAGGGGGGAGCCCGGGACGAGCGGGAAGGGCCGGCGTGGGTCTCGGCGCAGAGAGAGAACCGGTTTTCCCCTGCGGACCGGGCGGCTTCGCCCCTGCTTGCAGGGCTCCCGTTCGCGCAGGCCCGCGGCCCTCAGGGGCGGAGGCTGGGGCCTGGATGAGACCCAAGGCCACGCCCAAGGCGCGACGCACCGGTTTGTAGCGCGCAAGATTGGCCTCGATGCAAATGAACTGGGTGTACAGGGCCAGTTCACCGATCTGCTGTTTGATGGTCGCAGGAATCGGCTTCTGGAGGTCGAGGGCATTGATGGCCTCGGCCATCTGCAGGTTGGTTTCCGCCCCGCGAAACCGCAATTCGACGGAGAGCAGCTTCGCATCTCGCGTTTCGGAGGCGGGTTCATTCAGCAGGCGTTCGCGCTCGAGCTTGATGTGGTCGTATACCGCCTTACATTGCGCGAGGGTCGTACGAATCGCCTTGGCCGTGGTGAGGAGCTGTTGCTTGGTTCTTTCGAGTTCAGCCTCAACTTGCTTGAGGCGTGCCGAGTGATCCTCCATGGATACCCCTCCTCACGTGGGCCATTATCCTCAGGGCTGCAATTGCTGGATGTTGGATATCATGATGTTGACGAGGTCGACGGCAAATTGCAGGTCGATCTGTGCCTGTCCCATCGTGACTTGCATCTGTAACAACTCAGGGGACGTGGTCG carries:
- a CDS encoding GNAT family N-acetyltransferase: METPLPHPPDPRLALLQDLGWRSVETGDAPRLARWLKRQPRCAPQVLQSRLSLLFESRLQDAMEMGQDAASLGFWVLEDQREEPLAILLARGAVEVFAPDMAAWPQVLGFLDCALPEVPALFGETPFVAYALSTLRQLPGRVTRDEPMQVLTLGRDGGRSGAIDPAFRPAQPGELAEVFDRGAAMREEEHGLPAGSMRTDGTLEHLANLLLKERVWVLEVDGQVVYQVEMGHQTTDWVSLEGAWTVPACRGRGFGHRGWQAACRAALERAPGVTAWTRETHFAQLRVMAEAGMQLCEPGWRLICWEPRS